A section of the Humulus lupulus chromosome 2, drHumLupu1.1, whole genome shotgun sequence genome encodes:
- the LOC133818325 gene encoding uncharacterized protein LOC133818325, with protein MGVMKASSKIVFLFRDSEGFATAISDSLHPNPTNNSSSLTSLEESFELSLERYGIKDVKASGTILHFIDPQGCYQVSFFLMQSYEPPVLACAVNEVLSQISGEGSSPLPTILAPLFVSSSKLKRDGKPLQKSENKVPVYGVQIGPENDITKAISTRTEKLSCSAQVHHEPLACLLQLARALHLPTFILIGEKGRHVSNEIIEDLEIIHEMGEILATSLNLRFSKDKIKWNPKGLSKNSEEPWRALYG; from the exons ATGGGAGTAATGAAGGCTAGCTCAAAGATAGTGTTCCTCTTCAGAGACTCGGAGGGCTTCGCCACAGCTATCTCTGACTCTCTTCATCCAAACCCCACTAATAATTCCTCTTCTCTTACCTCATT AGAGGAATCCTTTGAGCTGTCGTTGGAGCGCTATGGAATCAAAGACGTTAAAGCTTCAGGAACCATTCTTCACTTTATAGATCCCCAGGGTTGCTATCAG gTTTCCTTTTTTCTTATGCAAAGTTATGAACCTCCAGTGCTGGCATGTGCTGTCAATGAAGTTTTGAGTCAAATATCTGGGGAAGGATCATCTCCTCTGCCCACAATCTTGGCCCCATTGTTTGTGTCATCATCAAAGCTTAAGAGAGATGGTAAGCCTCTTCAAAAAAGTGAGAACAAGGTTCCAGTTTACGGTGTTCAAATCGGTCCAGAAAATGACATAACCAAGGCCATTTCTACAAGAACTGAGAAGCTGTCATGCTCGGCTCAGGTTCATCATGAACCTCTAGCCTGCTTGCTTCAGTTGGCTCGTGCCTTGCATTTGCCAACTTTTATTCTTATAGGGGAAAAAGGCCGCCATGTTTCCAATGAAATTATAGAGGATTTGGAG ATAATTCATGAAATGGGAGAAATTTTGGCAACCTCTCTCAACCTTCGCTTTTCAAAGGACAAAATAAAGTGGAATCCGAAAGGATTATCAAAGAATAGTGAAGAGCCATGGCGGGCGTTGTATGGTTGA